The genome window TTTATGGCATCAGTTGCCTAGCTGATCCAATCGTGATCAATAGAGCACTCCATAGATATCCTTGTTTCAAAAGTTTCACTGATAATGGTTTAAGTTGTTTATGAAGAACACTTCTAGGATGCTTCCTAGTTCCTCCTACAttaaaaacacatacatattATCAAGCATTATTGATGTCCAAGTTTGTAAGACCACAAGTATATCCCCACATAAACAAAAAGCTTAATATCATCGTGTAGTCGTTGCCagctaattattaaattaattatgcaaTAACGGACAACATATAGTATCTTGATTGTAAAAGAACACTATGAACTGTGGCAGTAGAGACACTAATTAAGGTGAAATTGCAAAGATCACTATACTAGCTGACAAATTGCTTAAAGCTCACACCAAGTTGAATCTCATGAAGTCGCAATAATTATTGAAATGACATTGATGCCCATTGAGGAGAACAGGCTTTCTCTTTTCACGATGCTTTGGACTTTGCTGGTGATGGAAGCAACTGCATGGCAGAAACCAGAAATCTACATCAGCTATAATTTCCAGAGAAGCTTATTACTTTCTGTGAATGCAAGCACTAATATCATACCATTCTCCTCCCCACACAGAAGACAttgtcaagttttttttttttcctatccttccaatttttttatatacttatatatatatattccagaTGCAAGAGTTAAATAAATGAACAGGGGATATAGATTgatggaaaaaaattgtaagcaCCTGATAACAGGAGATAAGTGAGCTAGCAAATCCAAAGGCTCCAGTTACACGAGGAGTGACTTTCTTGGGTGCCAATTGAAGCAGCCCAACAGCTACAACTGTATCCATGCCTGATTTAATCAGGGCCAGAGACCTCTCATTTGACTTCTTAAGTTTAGCCCGGTAGAGCTCATCCTGCATTCATTGAGAGCCAAAGCATATAAGGGGGAAGGGGGAGGTGGGTAGGTTTGAACAGCAATGAGAATGGCAATTGAAAAACATGtaatataaaagaagaaataaaaaatgacaaccCATTGTAAAAAAGCATGGTAAAACATACTTGATATTTATCACTGTTCTTAAGTTCCTTTTCTAACTTCTTCATTGATGCAGAAAGTCTTCCAAGCTCCCCAACCTGATATAAGAAGAGGGCAAAATATGTTATGCAAACACTTGCCTATTCactttttgtattcttttcttttttttttcttttttttggtggggtggGGGGACACAATATATACAGACCAATGATTAAGAAGAAATGGACAGTAACAAACCTCAACCAACGAGGTACAAACTGAGGAACTCAGCCAACAGTAAAGAGATATGCGGCCGATTAGATCAGCCTGCTCCTTGTTCTACAACAAACCAAAcatcttaattttgttttgcaaaCATTTTTTACAGAAACCAATATAGATCAAACAGAACCAGAAACAAAAGAAACTTCCACTTTGTACCTTATAGATACCCGTTCTACCAAGCCACACAATTTGATCAAGAATCAAGAAAGTTGAGAGTAATGCATCTTTGGCCTGTATTAAGCAGAAAGTTGACAGGGTCACCAAGAAGAAAAGTAAGAAGAAGATCTTAAAAGCAAACGATCCATTCATACCTTTCCCAGCAAAATGAGGGGAAGGGGAGTTCCTTGTGGAGTTGGACTGATAAGAGCATGCAAGTTGTTGACAAACTGCATATTGACAGAGTGAATGATAGCTTGTaccataattaaaaatttaaaacatacaGGAAAGCAAGATCAATATCAGACATCTTCTTCAGCACTAAGCATCTCTGTATTTCTATTCCAGTACTAAATACTTATACAGCACAAAGGCTTCCCTTTCTATGAATTATAGTTTCTTCCCTCTTATTAATTCCAGGAACCAAATCAAACATTCATACCAAACAGTGCTTATTTTCATCTATAAGTTGAATAaataggtaaaataaataacacaagaaaTTTTTTAGACTTATGATAAGAAGTACTAAATCAAAAATTCCAAATAGATTAGATAAATAGAGTTGTTCCCTATTGTAAATGCTAACCTTGAAGAGACGGAAAACCTTCCGTGCCAAGCTGGTTGATTTGTCAACATTTTGGGCCGTGCCAGGCTCTCCATTACTCAAGAATTTGGAACCATATTGTATTGCCCTGCATATCTTGTCCCTGGTTTCTGCCTTGTTCAAATATAATACAACAAACGCAAGTTCAGCCCTAGTTGCATCCAGTGTAGTCATCTTTTATGCTGAACACACCTGCAAAAATGAGGCACTGGTCAACTTCACTAGTAACTGAGCACTTGAAGCATATTCTTTAGGTGTTGCTCAGAAAGAAAACAGGGGGCACATGACAAATGGGGAAGCTTCCCCCAATCAACTTGTCTCAGAATGATTTAAGTGATCAACAAAATGAAGACTAACACAAATAGGTCATGTTCTAGCATTACAAGCATAAtaataagccaaaaaaatcaacttaataTGCATGAAGAAGTAAAGGTGAAGAACAGAAACAATAATAGTTAACGCGAAGTAGAAATACAGAAATATTAAGCAATGAAATATATTCTATATCTCAATCACACTTTAAGAATCAGAATTTCAAACTTCCATATAAAAGCATCTCGCATGAATACTGCAGTAATGCAGAAACAACAGGCTATTAGGTTTGCCAATGAGCTCTggctcaaatggcacttcctccACCCATTCTTAGTTGTGGTTCAAAGCTCAAACCCCTCTGGGTTTGCAGAAAGGTAACTCCCAACACTATCTTTCCACAGAGGAATAACTAACACAACCCACTACAGCAACATTTGTGCTTATCCAAACTCAGAAATCAATGGAAGCCTTCCAACTCTTATCCAATAACTTATATCAGAAAATCAATTTAGTTTATGCATATACAatttaatatgaaaaacattaaattagCAATAATCCTCAATCCAAGACCGACCCAAATTGTTGTGGACTTCGGAATATTCTTTAACTTTTATTTGGTTGCttagaaaaaaggaagaaatcaaatactaaaatttaagattttatttattcactGGGGAGTGGGAAGCCTTGCCAAATACGAGTCTATGGCTTAGAAGTTAGAACAGTTAACTTCTACTTGGAAACTATACGGTTAATACTTATATActcaaaaattttcagttttattcCATTCTCCCATTAGCCAAACAGAACATAAAACACAAAAGGATATCAC of Quercus lobata isolate SW786 chromosome 8, ValleyOak3.0 Primary Assembly, whole genome shotgun sequence contains these proteins:
- the LOC115955963 gene encoding peroxisomal membrane protein 11C-like, which codes for MTTLDATRAELAFVVLYLNKAETRDKICRAIQYGSKFLSNGEPGTAQNVDKSTSLARKVFRLFKFVNNLHALISPTPQGTPLPLILLGKAKDALLSTFLILDQIVWLGRTGIYKNKEQADLIGRISLYCWLSSSVCTSLVEVGELGRLSASMKKLEKELKNSDKYQDELYRAKLKKSNERSLALIKSGMDTVVAVGLLQLAPKKVTPRVTGAFGFASSLISCYQLLPSPAKSKAS